In Neomonachus schauinslandi chromosome 8, ASM220157v2, whole genome shotgun sequence, the genomic stretch GCCCATCCTAACCAACCAACCCACAGAACCGTGAGAATCATAAATCATCACCGGTTTAAAACACTAAGTTTTGGAGCAGTTTGCCTTTAACAAAAGCTAAAAAATGTAAGGGATTAggtgaaattctagaaaaggaatGAGACTGCTCCCTTCAACCTCCTCTTCCCTGTTGAGGAAACAGTGAAAACAAGAACCTGCATCCATGAAACAAGAGCAAGATGCTATTAAAAAGTGCTcttggaaattataaatatacagaaaatcctaaactCAGTAAAAATCCTGGGATacaaagccaaagaaatcttCCAGAAGGCAGGACAAAGACGGAGATAAACAATAGGATATATAAGGGctctccatcaaaaaaaaaaaggatcaatttAAGAGATCCAATATCTAACTAACAGTTCcacagttgtttttaaaaacaaaagagaaaatggtcagagaaataaatcagaagaaaatttcCCCAAACTGAAGACCATGAGTTTACACAGCCAAAAACCCAAGAAAGCACACTGCACAAtgaatgggggtggaggggaagaccTGGGTCATGGTGAAACTTCAGAAGGCtgaggatgaagagaaaatcttaaaaccttcaggggatgggaggggagaacAAAGGGACAGCAATAAAATATTGACTTCTCAACAGTGACTCAGGAGACCAGAGacagtgaagaaataaatgcCTTCAAAACCCTAAGGGGAAAATATTTCTAACTTGGAAGACTACCCAGCCCAATAGCAATCAACTGTGAAGACAGAATCAAGACCTTTCAATCAGACTTTCAAAGTCTGAAAATACCTATTCCCAGGCTTCCTTTCTCAGAAAGCTACTGGGGATGTTTCTTAACAAACTgaggaaataaaccaagaaaaaaagaaaacatgagatctaggaaacagaagataaagaacagaaaagtaaGTAGAGAATTCCTAGAAGGGCAGCCATGTAGTATGGCAGCTATGAGTGCAGCCAGACAGACAGGAGCAGGAAGATGAAAGGCTCCGTGAAGGGaatttaatttctacaaaaagaaGTTCATTAAATGGATAATAGGTACGTGCAAATGCTTCTGAAAGCTTTGTGGGAGCTGCTGGAGAGTGGGAACAATCAGCCAATGTTTCCAAAAAGATTAAGCAAGGGAAATTGTGAAACATTAACTGTAAGAACAAAAGATGTCCTAGAATATACTGTACTCTATGATAAGAAATATACCTGTATTTCTTGCTCTACACTAGATATTTACATAATCATAGCAGTAAAAACATTAAGGAGTTTCACCAAGAATTGTGATACATTATcctgagagaaagggaaagatttaAGAAAGCACAGACATCCACCTTAAACATAAGTCAATAGACAGTATCTAAAACTGAACGTGAAGATagcagttttaaaattatgatggtgggatgcctgggtggctcaatcggttaagcgtctgccttcagctcaggtcatgacctcagggtcctgggatcgagccccgtgtggggctccttgctcagcggggagcctgcttctccctctccctctgcctgccgctcccccttgttctctctctctctctgacaaataaataagtaaaatctttaaaatatataaataaaacaaaacaaaataaaataatcagttaaAATTGAAAAATGCTGTCTCTGGGAACTGAGACAGCAGGGGGTGTGGGAAGAAGACAGGTGGGGATATATCATCTCTACCACAGGCTTTTTTAGCACACTTTTAAAGTTACAAACATGTTACACCTCATGTATCTCACCTTTATATAAATTCAGTAATTTTCTATGAACTGACAGATTGCTCATTTATCCTGACCAACCCCCATCATTCAAGTTCTGGCTGAAATACCCCTACATCCTCGAAGGTCATCCCCAGCACTAAGCTGTCCCTGCCTTCACCACCAGGGTGATGCCTCAGCTTCCAATAATCCACTTTCCTTTTGCTGTTATTGAGAAAGCCTGATCTTCCATAAACTTCAAGATTAATTCAGCTAATCTAAAAACACTTggccctctctgcccccaccccttcccttacTCCATTATGTTTACAAGGATCAAAGAGAATACACAGCGTGCTGGGCACATTAACACACGTTTCAAAGGCAACTGTTTTACACCAAGTGACATAATTATGCAATTCCCTCCCAATTATGGAAAACTATACCCAAGGAATCCTCCCTTCAAATTACAGcagaacaaaaacataaaatgaccCACCAGGACAACTGTATTTGGTACAGTGACATcagagtaaagggaaaaaaaaaaaaccaccaccacctccaccacctcaGTGGGCAAAGCTGAGATATTCCAACACTGCCTGGCACCTAACTAGAACAAAAAGCACCATCCGTTAAAATTAAGCCAGAATGGAGCAATCCCATCTTGCTTCTCAGCttttaacaaagagaaagcaGGCAAGGTGAATGAACACCTGTACCTTGAAGATGACACGGAACATCGTATTCGATCTCATCGTGTCTCGACGGGCTTAAGAACAGAGTTCCGTCCACCAGAGGGAACTGTTCGAACACCGGCAGCGCCCGGTGACACAGGGCACAGTTTACAACATTCCTGTGGCTGGCGCTGAGGGCCGCAAGAATGAACTTGCGCAGGTCCTCGCCCTGGCCCATCTGGGCATCGTCCTCCATCCGCACGTGGAAAGTGTTCAACTTATGCCTGGGGATGTGAGTGAGCAGCTCGGACAGGTCGAGGCGCCGCAGGAACTGCACGGGCGCATCGAAGTGGCCCCCCCTGTGCCCCGACAAGCCAGCTGGACTGTAATCAAAGTGGGTGTTCCGGAACACGTGGCCCCCGGCCATGGCCTTTTTGTGAGGCTCCAAATGGATGGCATTCTTCAGGAACTCCCCGAGGTATCTGGAGGAGCGGGGGCCGCTGAAGTGGGCGGGGGAGAGGATAGAGTAGCCGGTGGGCGGGGACTGGCCCGGGGAGGCACAGGGGGAGCGGGCCCCGTAGGCCGCCGCCGCGCCCACTGCCTTCTCCTGGGAGTTCTGCCGGTCCATGGAGTGCCGCCGGGGGAGGTCATGGCTCAGGCCTTTCTGCGGCTTGCTGGGTGGCCGGCCCTTTTTGGCCTCCTCCCCCGCTTCGCCAGGGGGCCTGCCGGTGTTCTTCTCCGAGCCAGACTTCTTCTTTTTCTCGTCCTGCATCCGCTTCACCTGGTACCAGTCCGTGTCCTTCTTTAAGTGGCCCTGTCCACAGCGGCAGGAGCAGAAGCGGAAGGCCAGGTCGTAGCCCTTCTTCGTCCACATGTTTTGGCGGCACTGCTTCTCGTTCCAGCTGCGGGCTCGGCCGATGCAGTTAAACTGGACCAGGATGCTGCTCTCCCACTCGTAGAAGCACTGCAGGTGCATCCAGGTGCTGCAGGGGCAGTGCTCGTTGTTGCACACCACCTTCTGGTAGTCGTCCTTGTCTAGGTCCACCGGCCTCCCGAAGCTGCAGAGCAGGGGCGTGGCACAAGGGGCTTCTGGGGAGGAACACAAAGAGAGGGGTTCAGCATGCGGGAGCTGGGATTCCAGCCGGTGGCCCATCAGGGATCAAAGCCACCATCCCCCCGTGAGCCCATTCATGCCAACAGGACAATTTTCTGGCGTCAGGATTTCCACCGCTGGAATAACACCAGACAGGATTAAAAAACATTTACTACTTTCTTCTCGTACTATGTGGTGccaagaaaatttattttcagatatttgttATCTGCTGAAAAACACACCAGTAAGCTTCAGAAAGTCCAAATCCTTCACAGTGCAATTAGCAGTATGTCAGTACTTGCAACAGTAGAGTGTAGTATGAGGTCTTCCTAAGATGTGGGGGTAATGACAGGCAGGTCCAaggttctttaaaaaggaatcacTCCAGTGAACTAGGAAATATTACGATGAAGCCACTTAACCCACCAGCTCCAAAAGGACCCTCAAAGCCCTTTATCACAAGTGTTAGGTTATCCTGAATACCACAGAGAAGCTAGAAAACAGAATTACCTCATCCCCAATTCTCTTCTAGAATGGTCTGATACCTAATGGCAGGAATATCTGGTCACACTAATTGTTGGTCTACACAGAATTACACTGCCAGGATATGAAGGAAAAAACCAGAATTCTCCTAAAGCTATCATGACAGAAACTAGGAACACCAAGATATTTCTACCCTATTTAACCACATGCCCCACAGGACATCTAAAAGGCCAGTTTCCCCAAAAGGAGGGAAAACTTGGTGACACAAAGTAGAACCCATCTCTTAAGAAGTAAACAGGATTTACGGAGATTCCACTGAATTCTGGTTACTCCAATATCCGTAACATTTTCAAAAGGCCCTTTTGGAGAGCAGTAATACTCCTAGTTGGGAACCACTGGGCTTGATCCGGAAAGTTCCACATACCAAGCTCAATTCAGACTTTATCTTCTGTTGTAGCTGAGAACCCTCAGTCAGAGTTCCGTTTTAGAAAGCTCACCCTGGTGGCAGTGTGGGACATGAGGCTGCGGGGTTCAGGGAGGCGGGAGGGGTGGTAATCCATTGAGAAATGAGTGCCTAAGCAACAGCAACAGCAGAGTAAAATGACGCTCACTGTTGGAGGTGAGCAAACACTGATGGACAGCAAAAATGGGAGGGGCAAGTCTGGACAAATGGACAAAGATGACTTTGGGCTGGCCTTATTTTGGACCTGCTGAATCGACAATGCCTATGTACCAAAGAGGTGGAGAAAGACAAGACTGGAGTCAAAAAGACCTGGAGCCTGAATACAGATGTGTAGCCGCACAGCCAGAGTTCGTGGAAGTTAAATCCCTGGACTGAGGAGCGAGCCCAAGAGGCATgtgagaggaggaaaagaatcCTGAGAAGCAACATTAAAAGGCTGGAGAAGAGTCCTCTACAGAAGACGGTTAAGAAATGAACTGAGAATTTACTGCAAGACAAGTCAGGAGAGAATT encodes the following:
- the HECA gene encoding headcase protein homolog: MPNPKNSKGGRKNKRANSSGDEQENGAGALAAAGVGGRIRDEKAGKSDRLCPSDVSLAILLSRLETMLAGWRGISLLPSRGGQKAEAPCATPLLCSFGRPVDLDKDDYQKVVCNNEHCPCSTWMHLQCFYEWESSILVQFNCIGRARSWNEKQCRQNMWTKKGYDLAFRFCSCRCGQGHLKKDTDWYQVKRMQDEKKKKSGSEKNTGRPPGEAGEEAKKGRPPSKPQKGLSHDLPRRHSMDRQNSQEKAVGAAAAYGARSPCASPGQSPPTGYSILSPAHFSGPRSSRYLGEFLKNAIHLEPHKKAMAGGHVFRNTHFDYSPAGLSGHRGGHFDAPVQFLRRLDLSELLTHIPRHKLNTFHVRMEDDAQMGQGEDLRKFILAALSASHRNVVNCALCHRALPVFEQFPLVDGTLFLSPSRHDEIEYDVPCHLQGRLMHLYAVCVDCLEGVHKIICIKCKSRWDGSWHQLGTMYTYDILAASPCCQARLNCKHCGKPVIDVRIGMQYFSEYSNVQQCPHCGNLDYHFVKPFSSFKVLEAY